In Sorghum bicolor cultivar BTx623 chromosome 10, Sorghum_bicolor_NCBIv3, whole genome shotgun sequence, one genomic interval encodes:
- the LOC8061964 gene encoding amino acid permease 8 has protein sequence MAQDLEMAARNGSGSGAGADGAHYYPQQPRDGGAGGQELDDDGRKKRTGTVWTASAHIITAVIGSGVLSLAWSTAQLGWVVGPLTLMIFALITYYTSSLLSDCYRSGDQLTGKRNYTYMDAVAAYLGRWQVLSCGVFQYVNLVGTAVGYTITASISAAAVHKANCFHKKGHDADCSTYDTMYMVVFGIVQIFFSQLPNFSDLSWLSIVAAIMSFSYSTIAVGLSLARTISGRTGKSTLTGTEIGVDVDSAQKVWLALQALGNIAFAYSYSMILIEIQDTVKSPPAENKTMKKATLMGVTTTTAFYMLAGCLGYSAFGNAAPGNILTGFGFYEPYWLIDFANVCIVVHLVGAYQVFSQPIFAALETAAAKRWPNAKFVTREHPLVAGRFNVNMLRLTWRTAFVVVSTVLAIVMPFFNDILGFLGAIGFWPLTVYYPVEMYIRQRRIQKYTTRWVALQLLSFLCFLVSLASAVASIEGVTESLKHYVPFKTKS, from the exons ATGGCGCAGGACCTGGAGATGGCGGCGCGCaacggctccggctccggcgccggcgccgacggAGCGCACTACTACCCTCAGCAGCCGCgggacggcggcgccggcggccagGAGCTCGACGACGACGGCAGGAAGAAGCGCACCG GAACGGTATGGACGGCGAGCGCGCACATCATCACAGCCGTCATCGGCTCCGGTGTGCTCTCCCTCGCCTGGTCAACTGCACAGCTGGGCTGGGTCGTGGGGCCGCTCACCCTGATGATCTTTGCCCTCATCACGTACTACACCTCTAGCCTTCTCAGTGACTGCTACCGCAGCGGCGATCAGCTCACTGGCAAGAGGAACTACACCTACATGGACGCTGTCGCCGCATACCTGG GTCGATGGCAAGTCTTGTCCTGTGGTGTTTTCCAGTATGTTAACTTGGTTGGAACTGCCGTTGGGTATACAATTACAGCGTCCATCAGTGCAGC GGCCGTGCACAAGGCTAACTGCTTCCACAAAAAGGGACACGACGCCGATTGCAGCACCTATGACACCATGTACATGGTTGTATTTGGGATCGTTCAGATCTTCTTCTCTCAGCTCCCTAACTTCAGTGACCTTTCGTGGCTGTCCATCGTCGCCGCCATCATGTCATTCTCTTACTCGACCATCGCTGTCGGCCTCTCATTGGCGCGGACCATTTCAG GCCGTACTGGTAAATCAACTTTGACTGGCACTGAGATCGGAGTCGACGTTGATTCAGCCCAGAAGGTCTGGCTGGCGCTTCAAGCTCTCGGCAACATTGCATTCGCTTATTCCTACTCCATGATTCTCATTGAAATCCAA GACACGGTGAAGTCTCCTCCCGCCGAGAACAAGACGATGAAGAAGGCGACCCTGATGGGCGTGACGACCACCACGGCGTTCTACATGCTTGCTGGCTGCCTTGGGTACTCGGCGTTCGGGAACGCGGCGCCAGGGAACATCCTGACCGGGTTCGGCTTCTACGAACCTTACTGGCTGATCGACTTTGCCAACGTCTGCATCGTGGTGCACCTGGTGGGCGCGTACCAGGTCTTCTCGCAGCCCATCTTTGCGGCCTTGGAGACGGCCGCCGCCAAGCGCTGGCCGAACGCCAAGTTCGTCACGCGCGAGCACCCCCTCGTGGCCGGCAGGTTCAACGTCAACATGCTCAGGCTGACGTGGAGGACGGCGTTCGTGGTGGTGAGCACGGTGCTCGCCATCGTGATGCCCTTCTTCAACGACATCCTGGGCTTCCTCGGCGCCATCGGGTTCTGGCCGCTCACCGTGTACTACCCAGTGGAGATGTACATCCGGCAGCGGCGGATACAGAAGTACACCACCAGGTGGGTGGCGCTGCAGCTGCTCAGCTTCCTGTGCTTCCTGGTGTCGCTCGCCTCGGCGGTCGCGTCCATTGAGGGAGTCACCGAATCGCTCAAACACTATGTTCCCTTCAAGACCAAGTCATGA
- the LOC8076709 gene encoding amino acid permease 3, with amino-acid sequence MEVDMPTRGGIHGEVDDDGKEKRTGTVWTAAAHIITAVIGSGVLSLAWAMAQLGWVAGPLILLLFAGITYYTCCLLSDCYRVGDPATGKRNYTYTEAVESYLGGWYVWFCGFCQYANMFGTGIGYTITAAASAAAILKSNCFHWRGHDADCTQNTGSYIIGFGVVQIIFSQLPNFHELWWLSVIAAVMSFSYATIAVGLALGQAISGPTGKTTLYGSQVGVDVDSFTQKIWMTFQALGNIAFAYSYTIILIEIQDTLRSPPAENKTMRQASIVGVVTTTAFYLMCGCLGYAAFGNAAPGNILSGFYEPYWLVDFANVCIVLHLVGGFQVFLQPLFAAVEADVASRWPCARQQHGGVNVFRLVWRTGFVALITLFAVLLPFFNSILGILGSIAFWPLTVFFPVEMYIRKQQIPRFSGTWLALQALSVFCFIITIAAGAASVQGVRDSLKTYVPFQSRS; translated from the exons ATGGAGGTCGACATGCCAACCCGCGGCGGCATCCATggcgaggttgacgacgacggCAAGGAGAAGAGGACAG GGACGGtatggacggcggcggcgcacaTCATCACGGCAGTGATCGGTTCCGGCGTGCTGTCGTTGGCGTGGGCGATGGCCCAGCTCGGTTGGGTGGCCGGGCCGCTGATCCTGCTGCTCTTCGCCGGCATCACCTACTACACCTGCTGCCTCCTTTCCGACTGCTACCGCGTCGGCGACCCTGCCACCGGGAAGCGCAACTACACCTACACTGAGGCTGTCGAGTCCTACCTAG GCGGATGGTATGTCTGGTTCTGCGGCTTCTGCCAGTATGCCAACATGTTCGGCACCGGCATTGGCTACACCATCACAGCTGCTGCCAGTGCTGC GGCTATCCTCAAGTCCAACTGCTTCCACTGGCGCGGGCACGACGCCGACTGCACCCAGAACACAGGCTCCTACATCATCGGCTTCGGCGTGGTGCAGATCATCTTCAGCCAGCTCCCCAACTTCCATGAGCTCTGGTGGCTCTCTGTTATCGCAGCCGTCATGTCCTTCTCCTACGCCACCATCGCCGTCGGCCTCGCCCTCGGCCAGGCCATTTCAG GTCCCACGGGGAAGACGACGCTGTATGGCTCGCAGGTTGGAGTGGACGTTGATAGCTTCACGCAGAAGATATGGATGACGTTCCAGGCTCTGGGCAACATCGCGTTCGCCTACTCTTACACCATAATTCTGATTGAGATCCAGGACACGCTGCGATCTCCGCCGGCCGAGAACAAGACGATGCGGCAGGCGTCGATCGTCGGGGTGGTGACGACGACGGCCTTCTACCTGATGTGCGGCTGCCTGGGCTACGCGGCGTTCGGCAACGCGGCGCCCGGGAACATCCTGTCGGGCTTCTACGAGCCCTACTGGCTGGTGGACTTCGCCAACGTCTGCATCGTGCTCCACCTGGTGGGCGGCTTCCAGGTGTTCCTGCAGCCGCTGTTCGCCGCCGTGGAGGCGGACGTGGCGTCGCGGTGGCCCTGCGCCAGGCAGCAGCACGGCGGCGTCAACGTGTTCCGCCTGGTGTGGCGCACGGGGTTCGTCGCGCTCATCACCCTCTTCGCCGTCCTGCTGCCCTTCTTCAACAGCATCCTGGGCATCCTCGGCAGCATCGCCTTCTGGCCGCTCACCGTCTTCTTCCCCGTCGAGATGTACATCCGGAAGCAGCAGATCCCGCGGTTCAGCGGCACCTGGCTGGCGCTGCAAGCCCTCAGCGTCttctgcttcatcatcaccatcgCAGCCGGGGCCGCCTCGGTGCAGGGCGTGCGCGACTCCCTGAAAACCTACGTGCCCTTCCAGAGCAGGTCGTGA
- the LOC8076710 gene encoding thaumatin-like protein 1b isoform X1, whose amino-acid sequence MARAHLALVSFVAALAAASIIGAASKSFTVTNNCEHTVWPGILSSAGSAAMDTTGFALAPGESRAMSVPSGWSGRLWGRTLCSTSTSADGTGRFACVTGDCGSGRQDCAGGGAAPPATLAEFTMDGSGGMDFYDVSLVDGYNLPMLVAPQGSAAAAGGSCVPTGCMVDLNGACPADLRVASTTTTGGVACKSACEAFGSAQYCCNGEYGNPSTCKPSAYSQFFKNACPRAYSYAYDDATSTFTCAGGDTTYAITFCPSTTSVKAAGGAQGGGLPLMNATMIYLGGDQVVVGSATAAARVPPSVLHEVLIAVVSLALAGALY is encoded by the exons ATGGCGAGAGCTCACCTAGCCCTGGTCAGCTTCGTAGCTGCCCTCGCCGCCGCCTCAATTATTG GTGCGGCGTCCAAGTCGTTCACCGTCACCAACAACTGCGAGCACACGGTGTGGCCGGGAATCCTCTCCAGCGCTGGCTCGGCGGCGATGGACACCACGGGCTTCGCGCTGGCGCCGGGGGAATCGCGCGCCATGAGCGTGCCGTCGGGGTGGTCGGGCCGCCTGTGGGGCCGCACGCtctgctccacctccacctccgccGACGGCACGGGCAGGTTCGCCTGCGTGACGGGCGACTGCGGCTCGGGGAGGCAGGACTGCGCCGGCGGCGGGGCGGCCCCGCCGGCCACGCTGGCCGAGTTCACCATGGACGGCAGCGGGGGCATGGACTTCTACGACGTGAGCCTGGTGGACGGGTACAACCTGCCGATGCTGGTGGCGCCGCAgggctccgccgccgccgcgggcggcAGCTGCGTGCCCACCGGGTGTATGGTGGACCTGAACGGCGCGTGCCCCGCCGACCTGCGCGtggcgtcgacgacgacgaccggcGGCGTGGCGTGCAAGAGCGCGTGCGAGGCGTTCGGGTCGGCGCAGTACTGCTGCAACGGCGAGTACGGGAACCCCAGCACGTGCAAGCCGTCGGCCTACTCGCAGTTCTTCAAGAACGCGTGCCCCCGCGCGTACAGCTACGCGTACGACGACGCCACCTCCACCTTCACCTGCGCCGGCGGCGACACCACGTACGCCATCACCTTCTGCCCCAGCACAACCAG CGTGAAGGCGGCCGGCGGGGCGCAAGGAGGAGGCCTGCCGCTGATGAACGCCACCATGATATACCTCGGCGGCGACCAGGTGGTCGTCGGATCCGCCACAGCCGCGGCGCGGGTGCCGCCGTCCGTCCTCCATGAGGTCCTCATCGCCGTCGTGTCCCTCGCGCTGGCAGGTGCTCTGTACTGA
- the LOC8076710 gene encoding thaumatin-like protein 1b isoform X2, translating to MARAHLALVSFVAALAAASIIGAASKSFTVTNNCEHTVWPGILSSAGSAAMDTTGFALAPGESRAMSVPSGWSGRLWGRTLCSTSTSADGTGRFACVTGDCGSGRQDCAGGGAAPPATLAEFTMDGSGGMDFYDVSLVDGYNLPMLVAPQGSAAAAGGSCVPTGCMVDLNGACPADLRVASTTTTGGVACKSACEAFGSAQYCCNGEYGNPSTCKPSAYSQFFKNACPRAYSYAYDDATSTFTCAGGDTTYAITFCPSTTRS from the exons ATGGCGAGAGCTCACCTAGCCCTGGTCAGCTTCGTAGCTGCCCTCGCCGCCGCCTCAATTATTG GTGCGGCGTCCAAGTCGTTCACCGTCACCAACAACTGCGAGCACACGGTGTGGCCGGGAATCCTCTCCAGCGCTGGCTCGGCGGCGATGGACACCACGGGCTTCGCGCTGGCGCCGGGGGAATCGCGCGCCATGAGCGTGCCGTCGGGGTGGTCGGGCCGCCTGTGGGGCCGCACGCtctgctccacctccacctccgccGACGGCACGGGCAGGTTCGCCTGCGTGACGGGCGACTGCGGCTCGGGGAGGCAGGACTGCGCCGGCGGCGGGGCGGCCCCGCCGGCCACGCTGGCCGAGTTCACCATGGACGGCAGCGGGGGCATGGACTTCTACGACGTGAGCCTGGTGGACGGGTACAACCTGCCGATGCTGGTGGCGCCGCAgggctccgccgccgccgcgggcggcAGCTGCGTGCCCACCGGGTGTATGGTGGACCTGAACGGCGCGTGCCCCGCCGACCTGCGCGtggcgtcgacgacgacgaccggcGGCGTGGCGTGCAAGAGCGCGTGCGAGGCGTTCGGGTCGGCGCAGTACTGCTGCAACGGCGAGTACGGGAACCCCAGCACGTGCAAGCCGTCGGCCTACTCGCAGTTCTTCAAGAACGCGTGCCCCCGCGCGTACAGCTACGCGTACGACGACGCCACCTCCACCTTCACCTGCGCCGGCGGCGACACCACGTACGCCATCACCTTCTGCCCCAGCACAACCAG AAGCTAG